In the Bacillota bacterium genome, GGTCTGGAGGTGATGCCGGATCATGTCCATATCTTTCTCTCCGCACCGCCCGCACTCAGTCCCGCGCTCATCGCCAAGGTGCTGAAGGGAGCCAGCGCCAGGCGCCTGTTCATCATGTTCCCGCATCTCAGGAGTCGGCTGTGGGGTGGGCATCTATGGAACCCCTCCTACTACGTCGGCACCGCTGGGCATGTGAGCGCGGAGACCATCAAACGCTATATCGAGGAGCAGAAGTCGGGTGTCGATGCTGACGATCAAGGCGCAGATTCACGCGGATCCTGAGACTGAAGGCATTCTCCGGGACGCCATGTTTTGCGCCACCAAGGTCTACAACGGGCTGATGTGGCATTTACGCCGCCAGCAGGAGGAGATCGGCCGCGTCGATGTGCGCCGGTCCAACCTCAACCGCATCCTGGCTGCACTTCCAAGGGCAAAGGGTTATTACTCCATGTCCGCCCAGCTCACCAGGGACGAGGTGCGGCAGGCGTGGCAGTCGTTCTTTGCCCTCCGGCGTAACGGGCGAACCAACCATAACGCTCCAGGGTTCCGGCCTAAATTCATGCTCTCCCCGCTCAAATACGTCCAGAGCGGGTTCAAGGTCGAGGCCGGCCGCCTGACGCTCTCCTTGGGTACGGGCCGGGAGGATGGCGTCCGCTCCGTCACGTTCCGCATCAGCCACCGGCCCAGCGTGGAATACGAGCGGGTGCGCGAGGTCTTCATCACCTACGACAAGCTGACCGGGCAACTGGAAGCCCGCCTGGTGGTGGAGGTCGAGCCCCGCGAGAACCACGGCACAGGCCGTGTGGCGGTGGACCTGGGCGAGACGGTGCTCCTCGCGGCGGCCTTCGGGGACGGCACGGTTCTTCTGTACTCCGGCCGCCTTATCAAGGCGATCCGCCGGTACTGGCAAAAGGTGCGGGCCA is a window encoding:
- the tnpA gene encoding IS200/IS605 family transposase — its product is MKKKSWKSTPNAVYEINYHLVWSTKYRKPVLVPPVDVALKDLLAQTAAERGYDVLGLEVMPDHVHIFLSAPPALSPALIAKVLKGASARRLFIMFPHLRSRLWGGHLWNPSYYVGTAGHVSAETIKRYIEEQKSGVDADDQGADSRGS
- a CDS encoding transposase, giving the protein MLTIKAQIHADPETEGILRDAMFCATKVYNGLMWHLRRQQEEIGRVDVRRSNLNRILAALPRAKGYYSMSAQLTRDEVRQAWQSFFALRRNGRTNHNAPGFRPKFMLSPLKYVQSGFKVEAGRLTLSLGTGREDGVRSVTFRISHRPSVEYERVREVFITYDKLTGQLEARLVVEVEPRENHGTGRVAVDLGETVLLAAAFGDGTVLLYSGRLIKAIRRYWQKVRAKVKPPSKERPRVSRRYREIAHRERRQVEHLLHITTTHFIRECVQRGVKEMAIGDLTGIRGGIEYGARMNQRLHAWPYRKIVHMIRYKAALAGIAVRDDVDERGTSCTCHACGTAREASRIHRGLYRCPCGWTAQADVNGALNIYERAFQVSPVKGSSGRVARPVVVSFQAGWHTVHEPERRPILRTSA